The proteins below come from a single Terriglobales bacterium genomic window:
- a CDS encoding NADH-quinone oxidoreductase subunit C: MADETKPTPPSPQGAEKPTAQPAAAAAEKPAHAPPPKPAGPTAEPWESERVARLKQRFGSGIQEAVTYLKQNYLVVDRSIAHDVLRLLRDDEQFDYCVDVTAVHYPGREKQFDVVWILYSFARNERMRVKTRIADGETAPSAVALWPTCNWLERECYDMFGIRFEGHPDMRRILLPDDWKGHPLRKDYGIIQQDQEWVQINLGIKSGQ, encoded by the coding sequence ATGGCCGACGAGACCAAGCCCACTCCGCCCTCGCCCCAAGGCGCCGAAAAGCCCACGGCGCAACCTGCTGCTGCCGCCGCCGAAAAGCCCGCTCACGCTCCTCCTCCCAAGCCCGCCGGGCCTACCGCCGAGCCCTGGGAATCGGAGAGGGTCGCGCGCCTGAAGCAGCGCTTCGGCTCCGGCATCCAGGAAGCCGTCACCTACCTCAAGCAGAACTACCTGGTCGTGGACCGCTCCATCGCCCACGACGTCCTGCGGCTTCTGCGCGACGACGAGCAGTTCGACTACTGCGTGGACGTGACCGCCGTCCACTACCCCGGGCGCGAGAAACAGTTCGACGTCGTGTGGATCCTCTATTCGTTCGCGCGCAACGAGCGCATGCGCGTGAAGACGCGCATCGCCGACGGCGAAACCGCGCCCTCCGCCGTCGCCCTCTGGCCGACCTGTAACTGGCTGGAGCGCGAGTGCTACGACATGTTCGGCATCCGCTTCGAGGGCCATCCTGACATGCGCCGCATCCTGCTGCCCGACGACTGGAAGGGCCACCCGCTGCGCAAGGACTACGGCATCATTCAACAGGATCAGGAGTGGGTGCAGATCAACCTGGGGATCAAGAGCGGCCAATGA
- a CDS encoding NADH-quinone oxidoreductase subunit D, with the protein MSDVTTKFPSWDLRDADQTHLDANEIILNMGPQHPSTHGVLRVILKLDGERVLGTECVIGYLHRGVEKIAENRTYAMFNPYVDRMDYVAAVSNGLGYCEAVEKLMNVEAPPRARYIRTILTELNRLASHMLWLGTHALDIGAITPLFYTFRDREEILKIFEKYCGARLTTHAFRIGGCLYETYDGFEDDVRRFCDFVTPKIDEYETLLTTNRIWLERTKGVGVISAEDCKAFGVTGPVLRASGVKWDLRKAQPYAAYSEMDFEIPTGQNGDTYDRYLVRIAEMRQSVRICRQAVERIPDGPIMAKIPKVLKPPVGEIYHSIEAPKGELGYFIVSDGSTQPYRVRVRPPSFVNLQALGKMVEGSMVADVVAVIGTIDIVLGEVDR; encoded by the coding sequence ATGAGCGACGTCACCACCAAATTCCCCAGTTGGGACCTGCGCGACGCCGACCAGACCCACCTCGACGCCAACGAGATCATCCTCAACATGGGGCCGCAGCACCCTTCCACGCACGGCGTGCTGCGCGTCATCCTCAAGCTCGATGGCGAGCGCGTCCTGGGCACCGAATGCGTCATCGGCTACCTGCACCGCGGCGTGGAAAAGATCGCCGAGAACCGCACCTACGCCATGTTCAATCCCTACGTGGACCGCATGGATTACGTGGCTGCGGTCTCCAACGGCCTGGGTTACTGCGAAGCGGTCGAGAAGCTGATGAACGTGGAAGCGCCGCCCCGCGCCCGCTACATCCGCACCATCCTCACCGAGCTCAACCGCCTGGCCAGCCACATGCTCTGGCTGGGCACGCACGCCCTCGATATTGGCGCCATCACGCCGCTGTTCTACACCTTCCGCGACCGCGAAGAGATCCTGAAGATCTTCGAGAAGTATTGCGGCGCGCGCCTCACCACCCACGCCTTCCGCATCGGCGGCTGCCTGTACGAAACCTACGACGGCTTCGAGGACGACGTGCGCAGGTTCTGCGACTTCGTTACTCCCAAGATCGACGAATACGAAACGCTGCTCACCACGAACCGCATCTGGCTGGAGAGAACCAAAGGCGTCGGCGTCATCTCCGCCGAGGACTGCAAGGCCTTTGGCGTCACCGGGCCGGTGCTGCGCGCCTCCGGCGTGAAGTGGGACTTGCGCAAGGCCCAGCCCTACGCCGCCTACTCTGAAATGGACTTCGAGATCCCCACCGGCCAGAACGGCGACACCTACGACCGGTACCTCGTCCGCATCGCGGAGATGCGCCAATCGGTGCGCATCTGCCGTCAGGCGGTGGAGCGGATTCCCGACGGCCCCATCATGGCCAAGATCCCCAAGGTGCTGAAGCCGCCCGTGGGCGAGATCTACCATTCCATCGAGGCTCCCAAGGGCGAGCTGGGCTACTTCATCGTGAGCGACGGTTCCACGCAGCCCTACCGTGTGCGCGTGCGGCCGCCCTCGTTCGTCAACCTGCAGGCCCTGGGCAAGATGGTCGAAGGCTCCATGGTCGCCGACG